A single Lactuca sativa cultivar Salinas chromosome 8, Lsat_Salinas_v11, whole genome shotgun sequence DNA region contains:
- the LOC111899148 gene encoding uncharacterized protein LOC111899148, with protein MTPSATDTQNASSTFFILIHQIYHQTLFPFFSRTISFSMDSIPDLSPVNDQHQPYPASPTTNGAHPPYSDMIVAAIVALKDKDGSSRQAIAKYIERHYTNLPPTHSNLLTHHLKRMKNEGQLTLVKHSYMLPLPRSVPFETPAPTPTPTLDHDIADYSVTSTDTLGTTPGFKADNSSVQPRRKPGRPPKPRHEFGFQVQNQVPDEQPAAEIQPYEPQFEQHLGSSGQELQGNYAGAAEPIFASLGLGDDGVAPTVESPENVVVSAKRGRGRPPKSSSASRAVVTSSGGGDSGEAEAERRVRRKVGRPKLMSIMLFNGGGGIGKKRGVGRPKRIGRPVTVPLSGNVMRPRGRPRRVGPPAQNVSVNANGADIHTDTEPASVSRSRGRPRKTSDTDAANKLQNSTSQSFGWPAEFVPGTSVLVTDPQQLVAFQELKSKYEHLQLKAREVLNVARPYININSEYAAIEVLQELETLLGMDTP; from the exons ATGACTCCATCCGCTACTGACACCCAAAACGCATCTTCAACCTTTTTCATCCTCATCCATCAAATATACCATCAAACCCTTTTCCCTTTCTTCTCTCGAACAATTTCCTTCTCCATGGACTCGATTCCCGATCTGTCGCCGGTTAACGACCAACATCAGCCTTACCCTGCCAGCCCAACTACTAACGGCGCCCACCCACCTTATTCCGAT ATGATAGTAGCAGCAATTGTTGCTCTAAAGGACAAAGATGGGTCCAGTAGACAAGCTATAGCTAAATACATAGAACGGCATTATACAAATTTGCCTCCTACTCACTCCAACTTGTTGACTCACCACCTAAAGCGAATGAAAAACGAGGGTCAGCTAACGCTCGTCAAACACTCTTACATGCTTCCACTTCCTAGATCTGTTCCTTTCGAAACTCCCGCACCCACACCCACACCCACGTTGGACCATGATATCGCTGACTATTCTGTAACTTCTACTGATACATTGGGTACTACACCTGGCTTTAAAGCTGATAATTCTTCTGTTCAACCTAGGAGAAAGCCCGGCCGTCCTCCCAAACCCAGACACGAATTCGGGTTCCAGGTACAAAATCAGGTGCCAGATGAACAGCCAGCAGCTGAGATCCAACCTTATGAACCTCAATTCGAGCAGCACTTGGGTTCTTCTGGGCAAGAGTTGCAAGGAAATTATGCAGGGGCTGCTGAACCCATCTTTGCTTCATTAGGTTTGGGTGATGATGGTGTTGCACCAACTGTTGAGTCTCCTGAGAATGTAGTGGTTTCAGCCAAGAGAGGCCGTGGTCGGCCGCCAAAGAGTTCCAGTGCTAGCAGAGCTGTTGTAACAAGTTCTGGCGGCGGTGATTCTGGTGAGGCGGAGGCAGAGAGGAGAGTAAGGCGGAAAGTTGGCAGGCCTAAGCTGATGTCAATCATGCTGTTCAATGGTGGTGGTGGGATTGGGAAGAAGAGGGGTGTTGGCAGACCCAAGAGAATTGGGAGACCTGTGACTGTGCCTTTGTCAGGAAACGTGATGAGGCCAAGAGGAAGACCTAGGAGGGTGGGGCCCCCTGCACAAAATGTATCTGTTAATGCCAATGGTGCTGATATTCATACTGATACTGAGCCTGCTTCAGTTTCAAGATCCCGGGGTCGGCCTCGCAAAACTTCTGACACTGATGCTGCAAACAAGCTACAAAACTCCACTTCACAATCATTTGGATGGCCGGCTGAG TTTGTACCAGGGACCTCGGTACTCGTGACAGATCCACAGCAGCTTGTAGCTTTCCAAGAATTGAAGTCAAAATATGAGCATTTA CAATTGAAAGCGAGGGAAGTGTTGAATGTGGCAAGGCCATACATAAACATAAACTCCGAATATGCAGCGATTGAGGTACTGCAGGAGCTGGAAACACTCTTGGGAATGGACACACCATAA
- the LOC111899147 gene encoding pentatricopeptide repeat-containing protein At4g02750, with protein MRLLHSSCIRSLKKQPRRNFHKPNFGNPKRSPPTKAPIVSDSSIVQWNNAITNYMRSGRCDSALCIFEKMTRRTSVSWNAMISGYLMNHRFDLAHQMFVKMPERDLVSWNVMITGCVRNGNLGAAKRLFDQMPHKDAVSWNAMLSGYAQNGYVEEARMVFDKMPNKNSISWNGILAAYVQNGRIDEAQKLFESNPSWDVISWNCLMGGYVRKKRLVDARCLFDKMPKRDEVSWNTMISGYAQNGQLSEAQKLFDESPIRDVYTWTAMVSGYVQNEKLDEARKVFDEMPVKNSVSWNAIIAGYLQSKKLDIAKELFDAMPCKNVSSWNTMITGFAQNGFIDLAMELFKNMPRRDCISWGAIIAGHAHLGHNEEALRLFIEMKRDGERANRSIFSCILSTCAEITALELGKQFHAHLVKVGLGSGWYVGNALLAMYCKCGNIEEAHVTFEEISDKDIVSWNTMIGGYARHGFGKEALKVFESMKRKGVKPDEVTMVGVLSACSHSGLVDMGTQYFHTMETDYSITPNPKHYTCMIDLLGRAGRLDAARNLINNMPFEPDAATWGALLGASRIHNNTELGEKAAKKVFQMEPDNAGMYVLLSNLYAASGRWGDVGTMRLKMRDTGVKKVPGYSWVEVQNKIHTFSVGDLTHSDTPEIYSFLDDLDSKLKKEGYVSLPKLVLHDVEEEEKEHMLKYHSEKLAVAFGVLKIPSGRPIRVFKNLRVCADCHNVIKYVSKIVGRLIIVRDSHRFHHFRNGVCSCGDYW; from the coding sequence ATGAGACTGCTGCACAGCAGCTGTATACGCTCACTGAAGAAACAACCAAGGCGTAATTTCCATAAACCCAATTTTGGAAACCCAAAACGTTCTCCACCCACAAAAGCACCGATCGTTTCAGACTCAAGCATAGTGCAATGGAACAACGCAATCACCAACTACATGCGGAGTGGCCGATGCGATTCAGCTCTATGTATCTTCGAAAAGATGACCCGGCGAACTTCGGTTTCATGGAATGCAATGATATCTGGATACTTGATGAACCATCGGTTCGATCTTGCTCACCAGATGTTCGTGAAAATGCCCGAAAGAGATTTAGTTTCATGGAATGTGATGATTACGGGGTGCGTCCGAAATGGGAACCTAGGTGCTGCGAAGAGACTGTTTGATCAAATGCCCCATAAGGATGCGGTGTCTTGGAATGCTATGTTGTCTGGTTATGCGCAAAACGGATATGTTGAAGAAGCAAGGATGGTTTTTGATAAGATGCCAAACAAGAATTCTATCTCGTGGAATGGAATACTTGCAGCCTACGTGCAAAACGGGAGGATAGACGAAGCACAGAAATTGTTTGAATCAAATCCATCCTGGGATGTGATTTCTTGGAACTGTTTGATGGGTGGGTATGTAAGGAAGAAGAGACTAGTTGATGCAAGATGCCTGTTCGATAAAATGCCAAAGAGAGATGAAGTGTCTTGGAATACGATGATTTCAGGTTATGCTCAAAACGGGCAATTATCGGAAGCTCAGAAGTTATTCGATGAGTCTCCAATTCGAGATGTGTATACATGGACAGCTATGGTATCCGGGTATGTGCAGAACGAAAAGCTGGATGAAGCAAGAaaggtgttcgatgaaatgcctgtGAAGAACTCCGTTTCATGGAATGCAATAATCGCTGGATATCTACAGTCCAAGAAACTCGACATAGCAAAGGAGCTGTTCGATGCAATGCCTTGCAAAAACGTTAGTTCTTGGAACACTATGATTACAGGGTTTGCACAGAACGGCTTCATTGATCTTGCTATGGAGTTATTCAAGAACATGCCTAGGCGTGATTGCATCTCATGGGGTGCAATCATTGCAGGGCATGCTCATTTGGGACACAATGAAGAAGCTTTGCGATTGTTCATAGAGATGAAAAGAGATGGAGAAAGGGCAAATCGGTCCATTTTCTCCTGCATTTTAAGCACGTGTGCAGAGATCACCGCATTAGAATTGGGAAAACAATTTCACGCGCACCTTGTGAAAGTAGGGCTGGGATCCGGATGGTATGTAGGGAATGCACTATTGGCTATGTATTGCAAATGTGGAAACATAGAAGAAGCTCATGTTACATTTGAAGAAATTAGTGATAAGGACATAGTGTCATGGAACACAATGATTGGAGGGTATGCAAGGCATGGATTTGGTAAAGAGGCTTTAAAAGTTTTTGAGTCAATGAAAAGAAAAGGAGTCAAACCAGATGAAGTGACCATGGTTGGTGTGTTATCCGCGTGTAGTCATAGCGGATTAGTGGACATGGGCACACAGTATTTTCACACAATGGAAACCGATTACTCCATAACTCCAAACCCAAAACACTACACATGCATGATTGATCTTTTAGGTCGGGCAGGCCGACTAGATGCTGCCCGGAATTTGATCAACAACATGCCCTTCGAACCGGATGCCGCCACATGGGGGGCCTTACTTGGTGCCAGCCGGATTCACAACAACACCGAATTAGGCGAAAAAGCCGCGAAAAAAGTCTTCCAAATGGAGCCCGATAACGCGGGTATGTATGTTCTTTTATCAAATCTCTACGCAGCTTCGGGTAGATGGGGTGATGTGGGGACAATGAGGTTAAAAATGAGGGACACAGGGGTAAAAAAGGTTCCTGGTTATAGTTGGGTTGAGGTgcaaaacaagattcacacgtttTCGGTTGGGGATTTGACACATTCGGATACCCCCGAAATATACAGTTTTCTTGATGATTTGGATTCTAAATTGAAAAAAGAGGGTTATGTATCTTTGCCTAAATTGGTGTTGCATGATGTGGAAGAGGAGGAAAAGGAGCATATGCTCAAGTATCATAGTGAAAAGTTAGCGGTGGCATTTGGGGTACTTAAGATCCCCAGTGGCCGACCGATTCGTGTTTTCAAAAATTTACGGGTTTGTGCGGATTGTCATAATGTGATTAAATATGTATCCAAGATTGTGGGAAGGCTGATAATTGTGAGAGATTCTCATCGGTTTCATCATTTTAGAAATGGTGTATGTTCTTGTGGAGATTATTGGTGA